Proteins encoded by one window of Cylindrospermum stagnale PCC 7417:
- a CDS encoding MerR family DNA-binding transcriptional regulator, with amino-acid sequence MPKYTSPGETAEHFGVSLHTLRRWERDNKIQAIRTPSGQRRYDVASYTGLSNQRTERAIIAYARVSSRSQKADLIMLRALRDSSFTVSSDGIAIVTVQALLINALI; translated from the coding sequence ATGCCTAAATACACATCTCCCGGAGAGACGGCTGAACACTTCGGTGTCAGTCTTCACACATTGAGGAGGTGGGAAAGAGACAACAAGATCCAAGCAATCAGGACACCATCAGGGCAAAGACGATATGATGTCGCGTCATACACGGGATTATCTAACCAAAGAACAGAGCGAGCAATTATCGCTTATGCCCGTGTTTCAAGTCGCTCCCAAAAAGCAGACCTTATCATGTTGCGTGCTTTGAGGGATTCCTCCTTTACTGTCAGCAGTGATGGTATTGCTATCGTTACAGTTCAAGCATTGTTGATCAATGCTCTAATCTAA
- a CDS encoding MgtC/SapB family protein, with amino-acid sequence MTSDYDISSNDWLNISFRLCLALLFGAVIGLERQRQNKPAGLRTHMLVSLASAIFTLIPMQISGMQPSPDAISRVIQGIATGVGFLGAGEIVRQSSELPHKPKIRGLTSAAAIWVSAALGITAGCGLWQLGLISVVLTFTVLNFFKKLEKTD; translated from the coding sequence TTGACAAGTGATTACGACATTTCTAGCAATGATTGGCTGAATATCAGCTTTCGGCTCTGCCTCGCATTACTATTCGGGGCAGTTATTGGATTAGAACGCCAGCGTCAGAACAAACCAGCTGGCTTAAGAACTCATATGTTGGTCAGTTTAGCTTCAGCCATTTTTACGCTTATACCCATGCAAATAAGCGGAATGCAACCCAGTCCTGATGCAATCAGCCGCGTAATTCAGGGTATTGCTACTGGCGTGGGGTTTCTCGGTGCAGGCGAAATTGTGCGCCAATCTTCAGAACTACCTCACAAACCAAAAATTCGTGGACTCACATCGGCGGCGGCTATTTGGGTTTCAGCAGCTTTGGGAATTACCGCTGGGTGCGGTCTTTGGCAGTTAGGATTAATTAGCGTTGTGCTAACTTTTACAGTTCTCAATTTTTTCAAAAAATTAGAAAAAACCGATTAG
- a CDS encoding putative PEP-binding protein gives MDKLYWLDQIKLQDRAKVGDKAYYLSRIMQRGYPVVPGFVVSAEVLREFLETLNSSESLVADLPHSSLHLDVANWRQLQQVAGRLRREIISASVPPQWASKIFTAASEWQTGCLIFRPTLAVSTGTHGVGNLSGLLESVFCPCNEEAIANALKRTWSQLFRARSLLYWQQAGINLQRINLAVLVQPVENAIASGLLNTNRSTWEIEATWGLGMALANGEVLPDAYHIQPETGVVLERQLGNKMLAYRVDDAASTDSWQPVPRSVLTADSTSLVAYLLEESQQKQYALPEEYLQQLIALGTQLVSEIGTTLTMKWTIAQTSSDPKLLLTQVSPPQSVIKSSYFIKALGASGGRVMGTAYIIGSSQPKPEQLPKGVILIASVVTPDWLPLLQQVAGIITERGGLTSHAAILARELCIPAVVSATDATTLIQNGERLLLDGDRGEVYRIKSEVSEKVQARISSLENLELNSLQTSSPPLPRPPLTSHLPMIATQLLINLSQSSLIEQVQSLPVDGVGLLRSELMVLTILEGQHPHSWLLGGRQAELLERWSEQIRQFAQAFAPRPVFYRSLDWRSQDLPSLSDSLQSSPQSMLGERGTYSYLQNPAVFELELQALAAVQASGYSNIHLILPFVRTVEEFIFCRRKVEQAGLTQSSQFQLWMMAEVPSVLFLLPEYVKAGVAGISIGTNDLTQLLLGVDREQGQLAKIFDERHPAVMGAIAQLIKMARVAGIPCSICGQAPALYPEIIDQLVQWGITSISVEPEAFERTHQAIARAEQRLILAAARRQLGEF, from the coding sequence GTGGACAAACTCTACTGGCTCGACCAAATTAAACTACAAGACCGCGCCAAAGTAGGCGACAAAGCGTATTACCTGAGCAGAATCATGCAGCGAGGTTACCCAGTAGTGCCTGGTTTTGTAGTTTCGGCGGAAGTTTTGCGAGAATTTCTCGAAACTCTAAATAGTTCAGAGTCATTAGTCGCCGACTTACCCCATTCTTCGTTACACCTAGATGTAGCTAATTGGCGTCAACTTCAACAGGTAGCTGGCCGCTTGCGTCGAGAAATTATCAGTGCCAGTGTACCACCGCAGTGGGCAAGTAAAATTTTCACAGCAGCGAGTGAATGGCAAACCGGCTGTTTAATTTTTCGCCCCACGCTGGCAGTATCAACTGGTACACATGGTGTGGGTAATCTGTCTGGGTTGCTGGAGTCAGTGTTTTGTCCATGCAATGAGGAAGCGATCGCAAATGCATTAAAGCGTACCTGGAGTCAGTTGTTTCGTGCCAGGAGTCTACTATATTGGCAGCAGGCGGGAATTAACCTACAAAGAATTAATTTAGCAGTCCTGGTGCAACCCGTTGAAAATGCGATCGCCTCTGGCTTACTCAATACCAACAGATCAACGTGGGAAATTGAAGCCACTTGGGGATTAGGAATGGCTCTTGCCAACGGCGAAGTATTGCCAGATGCCTACCACATCCAACCGGAAACCGGGGTTGTCCTAGAGCGACAATTGGGGAATAAAATGCTGGCTTATCGTGTTGATGATGCTGCATCGACCGACTCTTGGCAACCCGTCCCTAGGTCAGTGCTAACTGCCGATAGCACAAGTCTAGTGGCCTACCTGCTTGAGGAATCCCAACAAAAACAGTACGCTTTACCAGAAGAATACCTGCAACAATTAATTGCTTTGGGAACTCAGCTAGTGAGTGAAATAGGTACAACCTTGACCATGAAGTGGACTATCGCTCAAACATCCTCAGACCCCAAGCTACTCTTGACACAAGTTAGCCCTCCCCAATCTGTAATTAAGAGTTCGTACTTCATTAAGGCACTAGGGGCATCTGGGGGACGTGTGATGGGTACTGCATACATAATCGGCAGTTCACAACCGAAACCCGAACAACTACCCAAGGGAGTCATTTTAATTGCCTCTGTGGTCACTCCAGATTGGTTACCATTACTGCAACAAGTTGCTGGAATTATCACGGAACGAGGGGGATTAACTAGCCACGCAGCAATTCTTGCCAGAGAACTTTGCATCCCAGCCGTGGTGAGTGCGACAGATGCCACAACCCTCATTCAAAATGGCGAACGACTGCTACTCGATGGCGACAGGGGAGAAGTTTATCGGATCAAAAGCGAGGTCAGCGAGAAAGTTCAGGCGAGAATAAGTTCTCTTGAAAATCTAGAACTAAATTCTCTCCAAACCTCAAGCCCCCCATTACCCCGCCCTCCCCTTACTTCTCACCTACCCATGATTGCCACCCAACTGCTGATTAACCTGAGTCAGTCCAGCTTAATCGAGCAAGTGCAAAGTTTGCCTGTAGATGGGGTGGGATTATTGCGCTCAGAACTGATGGTGCTAACTATACTAGAGGGGCAACATCCCCATAGTTGGCTTTTGGGCGGGCGTCAGGCAGAATTATTAGAGCGCTGGTCAGAGCAAATTAGACAATTTGCCCAAGCTTTTGCACCACGACCAGTTTTTTACCGTTCTTTAGATTGGCGATCGCAGGATTTGCCATCATTGAGTGATAGTTTACAATCTTCCCCACAGTCGATGCTGGGTGAACGCGGAACATACAGCTATTTACAAAATCCCGCAGTTTTTGAGTTGGAACTGCAAGCCTTGGCAGCTGTACAAGCATCTGGCTACAGCAATATCCACTTAATATTGCCTTTTGTGCGGACTGTGGAAGAGTTTATATTTTGTCGCCGGAAAGTTGAGCAAGCAGGGTTAACTCAGAGTTCGCAGTTTCAGTTGTGGATGATGGCAGAAGTGCCAAGCGTCTTGTTTTTATTGCCAGAATATGTAAAAGCGGGTGTAGCTGGGATTTCCATTGGCACAAATGATCTGACTCAATTGCTTTTAGGAGTTGATCGAGAGCAAGGACAACTAGCAAAAATCTTTGATGAACGTCATCCGGCGGTGATGGGTGCGATCGCCCAATTAATCAAAATGGCCAGAGTTGCGGGCATTCCCTGTTCCATTTGCGGCCAAGCACCAGCCCTCTATCCAGAAATTATTGACCAACTGGTGCAATGGGGCATAACGTCTATTTCTGTGGAACCGGAAGCATTTGAGCGGACACACCAGGCGATCGCCCGTGCCGAACAACGGTTAATTTTAGCAGCGGCAAGGCGTCAACTTGGCGAGTTTTAA